Proteins from one Cyanobacteria bacterium GSL.Bin1 genomic window:
- a CDS encoding 9-cis-epoxycarotenoid dioxygenase: MTVTRANPYLEGNYAPIRQEITAQNLTVIGELPTAISGMFLRNGPNPQFSPPGTYHWFDGDAMVHGVRLHQGKASYRNRYVRTQGFQTEQEAGQALWKGLLEPAQDNPDGAVKNVANTALVWHGGQLLALWEGGAPHALRTPELETIGLYTYNGKLASPFTAHPKVDPVTGEMMFYGYSFAEPPFLKYSLAAATGELLWTIPIDLPMGVMMHDFAITEHYTIFMDLPLTFSVERMQRGEPPLMFEADRPSRFGIMPRHGDKNSIRWFEAPACYVFHTLNAYEDGEEVVLIACRMSSTNVLVSDSAFKDPEGDIPRLQQWRFNLSTGTVQEENLEPTPSEFPALNERWLGYPTRYGYTAQMANGETPLFEGVIKHDFHQKTSQFHPFGEGRYGGDPSFVPRPGSTEEDDGWLLTLIHDHHADTSELLVIDAQNFTADPVARVMMPQRVPYGFHSVWVDDKQLQTQKV; the protein is encoded by the coding sequence ATGACAGTAACCCGCGCTAACCCTTATCTAGAAGGCAATTATGCTCCCATTCGCCAAGAAATTACCGCTCAAAACCTCACGGTAATTGGCGAACTGCCAACCGCAATTTCAGGGATGTTTCTCCGCAATGGTCCCAACCCACAGTTTTCTCCCCCTGGCACTTATCATTGGTTTGATGGGGATGCCATGGTACATGGAGTTCGGCTTCATCAGGGCAAAGCCTCCTATCGCAATCGGTATGTTCGGACCCAAGGTTTTCAAACCGAACAAGAAGCCGGTCAAGCCCTCTGGAAAGGACTACTAGAACCGGCCCAGGATAACCCGGATGGGGCAGTAAAAAACGTGGCTAATACCGCTTTGGTTTGGCATGGGGGTCAACTGTTAGCCCTTTGGGAAGGAGGTGCCCCTCATGCGCTACGGACCCCGGAGTTAGAAACCATTGGTCTTTATACTTACAACGGAAAACTGGCTTCCCCTTTCACAGCGCATCCCAAAGTCGATCCAGTAACCGGAGAAATGATGTTTTATGGCTATTCCTTTGCCGAACCACCTTTTCTCAAGTACAGTTTAGCTGCTGCCACCGGAGAATTACTATGGACGATTCCCATTGATCTGCCAATGGGGGTGATGATGCATGATTTTGCGATTACAGAACACTATACAATCTTCATGGATTTGCCCCTTACCTTTAGTGTGGAACGAATGCAGCGGGGAGAACCCCCTTTAATGTTTGAGGCGGATCGACCGTCTCGCTTTGGAATTATGCCCCGTCATGGCGATAAAAATAGTATCCGCTGGTTTGAAGCGCCCGCTTGTTATGTCTTCCATACTCTCAATGCTTATGAAGATGGAGAGGAAGTGGTTTTAATTGCGTGTCGTATGAGTTCAACCAATGTTCTCGTTAGTGACAGTGCCTTCAAAGATCCTGAGGGTGATATTCCCCGGTTACAGCAGTGGCGGTTTAATCTGAGTACAGGAACCGTACAGGAAGAGAACTTAGAACCCACTCCTTCCGAATTTCCAGCGTTGAATGAGCGCTGGTTAGGCTATCCCACTCGCTACGGTTATACAGCACAAATGGCAAATGGTGAAACGCCTTTATTTGAGGGCGTTATTAAGCACGATTTTCACCAGAAAACCTCTCAATTTCATCCCTTTGGAGAAGGACGATATGGTGGCGACCCCTCTTTTGTGCCGCGTCCAGGGAGTACAGAAGAGGATGACGGTTGGTTACTGACTTTGATTCATGATCATCATGCCGACACCTCTGAGTTATTGGTCATTGACGCGCAAAACTTTACAGCAGACCCGGTAGCGCGAGTGATGATGCCCCAACGGGTTCCCTATGGGTTTCACAGTGTTTGGGTCGATGACAAGCAATTGCAGACGCAAAAGGTTTAG
- a CDS encoding nucleoside 2-deoxyribosyltransferase — translation METPKIYWAAPLFTQAEQSFNQNLAAELEQHGYTIFLPQKECAGITGKAIYETCLSGLCSSNLVIAILDGADADSGTCWECGYAVSQGIPVIAVRTDFRDSGDIKGFNAMLYYSATQVIEAGEEGLTLAMIKAISEAL, via the coding sequence ATGGAAACACCAAAAATTTATTGGGCAGCCCCTTTATTTACCCAAGCCGAACAAAGCTTTAATCAGAATCTTGCAGCAGAATTAGAACAACACGGTTATACCATTTTCTTACCGCAAAAAGAATGTGCTGGAATTACGGGAAAAGCCATTTATGAAACCTGTCTCTCTGGCTTGTGTTCATCAAATCTAGTGATTGCGATTTTAGATGGAGCGGATGCTGATAGTGGTACCTGTTGGGAATGTGGTTATGCCGTCAGTCAAGGAATTCCAGTCATTGCTGTGCGCACTGATTTTCGAGACAGTGGCGATATCAAAGGCTTTAATGCCATGCTTTATTACAGTGCCACTCAGGTGATTGAAGCCGGAGAGGAAGGATTAACCTTAGCGATGATTAAGGCAATATCGGAAGCCCTTTAA
- a CDS encoding AI-2E family transporter — protein sequence MNTLTPWYNRLSTAIPRWLVVLLVFPLIILDGWLLLLFIDYFNQLISSFVAASVLAFLLNYPVQALEKLQIRRVYSVLLVFFIAIIISGLVALFSIPFLIEQFETLRDRVPSWAESAEAQLQQLAMLVKIDLSAWSDEIAVTLKDQLQSILMELPNFALGTISNFLQVFFILVLTVFLAIFYQGFLHSTIESWFPEQGPQVLRSLRRNFNSYVVNQFTLAVSLTVTMIPTFWLLNVPFYLLFAIGIGVMGLIPFGAILSIFVISLVLSLKSIWLGLKVLAVALILDQIIENTVTPRLLGTLTGLNPIVILFSLMVGARVAGYLGILTAVPIAATLKSTLRLLSQKSNLPPTMSSSNLGTETTTIS from the coding sequence ATGAACACTCTCACCCCCTGGTATAACCGTTTAAGCACTGCCATCCCTCGTTGGCTGGTTGTGCTATTAGTCTTTCCCTTAATTATTTTAGATGGGTGGTTGTTACTGCTCTTTATCGATTATTTTAACCAGTTAATTAGCAGTTTCGTTGCGGCGTCTGTCCTCGCGTTTTTATTGAATTATCCAGTGCAGGCTTTAGAAAAATTACAGATCAGGCGTGTTTATTCCGTGCTGCTGGTGTTCTTTATTGCAATTATAATTAGTGGCTTAGTTGCCCTTTTTAGCATTCCTTTTTTAATCGAACAGTTTGAAACGTTGCGCGATCGCGTTCCTAGTTGGGCAGAATCCGCTGAAGCGCAGCTCCAACAATTAGCGATGTTAGTCAAAATTGATCTCAGTGCATGGAGTGACGAAATCGCCGTAACACTTAAAGATCAATTGCAGTCAATCCTTATGGAATTGCCCAATTTTGCTCTGGGAACGATTAGTAACTTTCTGCAAGTCTTTTTTATCTTGGTTTTGACCGTTTTTTTAGCGATTTTTTATCAAGGGTTTCTGCACAGTACCATTGAAAGTTGGTTTCCTGAACAAGGACCGCAAGTGCTGCGATCGCTGCGACGCAATTTCAACAGTTATGTGGTCAATCAGTTCACCCTTGCGGTCTCTCTAACCGTCACGATGATTCCTACCTTTTGGTTACTGAATGTTCCCTTTTATCTCCTCTTCGCGATCGGAATTGGTGTCATGGGCTTAATTCCTTTCGGCGCTATTCTCAGTATTTTTGTGATTAGCTTAGTCCTCAGTCTAAAAAGCATCTGGCTGGGATTAAAAGTCTTAGCCGTTGCCCTAATTCTGGATCAAATTATTGAGAATACAGTGACTCCCCGTTTGTTAGGTACCCTCACTGGACTCAATCCCATTGTTATTTTATTTTCCTTAATGGTCGGTGCAAGAGTTGCTGGATATTTGGGCATTTTAACCGCCGTTCCCATTGCTGCCACCTTGAAAAGCACTTTAAGATTGCTTTCTCAAAAGAGTAATCTTCCCCCAACCATGAGCAGTAGCAATTTAGGAACAGAAACGACAACAATCTCCTAA
- a CDS encoding LytR family transcriptional regulator has protein sequence MLSATAGALLAVTLSSKPLQVSPNTPEQEAAFNEEQTISTQAPLQLPKLTRPVNILVLGTKVLSSDLGQSPQEVGGYHARVNSFKGLTDTMLLMRFNPNTDDLSILSVPRDTPVNLPGYGRVKINTANQRGGAALSAEAISDLLADVPIDRYVRVNVQGVEKLIDALGGVEFYVPKDMKYRDDSQHLYIDIKKGKQRLDGETAVDFMLFRHDEYGDIGRVQRQQLLIRAVIDQALHPGTLARVPSIFSVIQSNVDTNLSVEEILALSGFAAQREQKNIEMLMLPGRFGNVEVAGHNGTISYWLPNHRQIDQMMARNFDVGYTAPSQDEEVSPYIRIAIQDSTDRPQAVQSVNQVLQEEGFRNVYVASDWGEPLSQTRIVAQNGNIEAAEAVANALGVGEVFVESTGALDSTVSIQLGEDWLGRRAIREESTD, from the coding sequence ATGCTCTCAGCTACCGCTGGTGCTTTATTAGCAGTAACTTTATCATCCAAACCGTTACAAGTCAGCCCCAATACCCCTGAGCAAGAGGCAGCCTTTAATGAGGAACAAACCATTTCCACACAGGCGCCTTTGCAATTGCCGAAGTTAACTCGACCAGTGAACATCCTAGTTTTAGGAACCAAAGTCTTAAGCTCTGACTTAGGACAATCGCCACAAGAAGTAGGGGGATATCATGCCCGAGTGAATTCCTTTAAAGGGTTAACGGATACGATGTTACTGATGCGGTTTAACCCGAATACAGATGATCTTTCGATCCTTTCCGTTCCTAGGGATACACCAGTTAATTTACCGGGTTACGGACGGGTCAAAATCAATACAGCGAATCAACGGGGGGGTGCAGCTCTTAGTGCAGAAGCCATTAGTGATTTATTGGCGGATGTTCCCATTGACCGCTATGTCCGTGTGAATGTGCAAGGGGTCGAAAAGTTAATTGATGCTTTGGGCGGCGTCGAGTTCTATGTGCCCAAGGATATGAAATATCGTGATGATAGCCAACATCTTTACATTGATATCAAAAAAGGCAAACAGCGTCTCGATGGCGAAACCGCTGTTGATTTTATGTTGTTCCGTCATGACGAGTATGGCGATATTGGACGGGTCCAACGTCAACAACTTTTGATTCGAGCAGTGATTGATCAAGCATTGCATCCCGGAACGCTAGCCAGAGTTCCCAGTATTTTTTCTGTCATTCAATCCAATGTGGATACGAACTTAAGTGTAGAAGAAATCTTAGCGTTATCAGGCTTTGCAGCGCAACGAGAGCAGAAAAATATTGAAATGTTAATGTTACCGGGTCGGTTTGGCAATGTCGAAGTGGCAGGACACAATGGGACGATTAGCTATTGGCTTCCCAATCATCGGCAAATCGATCAAATGATGGCTCGGAATTTCGATGTCGGTTACACTGCCCCGAGTCAAGATGAAGAAGTGTCTCCTTATATTCGCATTGCCATTCAGGACAGCACGGATCGTCCTCAGGCGGTGCAGTCAGTTAATCAGGTCTTACAGGAAGAAGGATTCCGCAATGTTTATGTAGCGTCTGATTGGGGGGAACCCTTATCTCAAACGCGCATTGTTGCTCAAAATGGCAATATCGAAGCGGCAGAAGCCGTTGCAAATGCCTTAGGGGTCGGGGAAGTCTTTGTGGAAAGCACAGGCGCTTTAGATTCTACAGTGAGTATTCAGTTAGGAGAAGACTGGTTAGGGCGACGAGCAATCAGAGAAGAAAGCACAGATTAG
- a CDS encoding ABC transporter substrate-binding protein: protein MTKSNTLRIVSLLPSATETVAALGLTDCLVGRSHECDYPPEVHALPVCTQARLNPGKNSVGIDQDVQELMQSALSIYEIKVDVLEELQPTHIITQDQCDACAVSMAQVQQAVSQMVSTQPEVISLQGNVLTEVWADMKRVADRLGVDSQAALQNLQNRVDACTRITDEIPEAERPKVVTLEWIEPLMSGGNWLPELVNMAGGTPVLDETGTRSRYLDWQQILDIDPDVIVILPCGFNLERTRLEAQVLAQHSGWSQLTAVENNCVYIADGNAYFNRPGPRLVDSLEMLAEMLHPQHFSYDYQGKGWEVLKITVNV, encoded by the coding sequence ATGACGAAATCTAACACGTTAAGAATCGTTTCCCTGTTACCGAGTGCAACAGAAACCGTTGCTGCTTTAGGTCTAACCGATTGTTTAGTGGGACGTTCTCACGAATGCGATTATCCTCCTGAAGTACACGCTTTACCCGTTTGTACACAGGCCCGTTTAAACCCTGGAAAGAATAGTGTTGGGATTGATCAAGATGTTCAAGAATTGATGCAATCGGCACTGAGTATTTATGAAATTAAGGTTGATGTTCTCGAAGAATTACAACCAACCCATATTATTACGCAAGATCAGTGTGATGCTTGTGCGGTCAGTATGGCACAAGTGCAGCAAGCAGTCTCCCAGATGGTATCAACTCAACCGGAAGTGATTTCTCTGCAGGGGAATGTTTTGACCGAGGTCTGGGCTGATATGAAACGTGTGGCAGACCGTCTCGGTGTTGACTCTCAAGCGGCTTTACAAAATCTCCAAAATCGGGTTGATGCCTGTACCCGAATTACTGACGAAATTCCAGAGGCAGAGCGCCCGAAAGTGGTGACACTGGAATGGATCGAGCCGCTGATGTCGGGGGGAAATTGGTTACCGGAATTGGTCAACATGGCAGGCGGAACGCCGGTGTTGGATGAGACGGGAACGCGATCGCGCTATCTTGACTGGCAACAGATATTAGATATTGATCCAGATGTAATTGTCATTCTGCCTTGTGGCTTTAACTTAGAACGCACGCGCCTCGAAGCGCAAGTCTTAGCCCAACATTCAGGTTGGTCACAACTAACAGCCGTAGAAAACAACTGCGTGTATATTGCCGATGGCAATGCTTATTTTAATCGTCCCGGTCCACGTCTGGTCGATTCTTTAGAAATGCTGGCCGAAATGTTACATCCCCAACACTTTTCCTATGATTACCAAGGGAAAGGTTGGGAAGTGTTGAAAATAACAGTAAATGTTTAA